A part of Corynebacterium afermentans subsp. lipophilum genomic DNA contains:
- the argJ gene encoding bifunctional glutamate N-acetyltransferase/amino-acid acetyltransferase ArgJ, producing the protein MSSLGVTAPQGFSAAATSAGLKASGNPDMAVVVNEGPEFAAAAVFTRNKVFAAPVKVSRAAVAAGELKAVVFNSGNANACTGEQGLNDAQIMQRLTAEGVGAEPHQVAVCSTGIIGDLLPMEKVERGIAAVVTQLGDHGTDAADAIRTTDTIAKEVLVKGDGWTVGGMGKGAGMMAPSLATMLVCLTTDAKVDAQALQTALERATSTTFNTLDIDGSTSTNDTVVAMANGASGVTPEQDELDAAVYEACSQLAGMMQSDAEGVTKRVSITVEGAADDEQALNAARTIGRDSLVKTAMFGSDPNWGRVLAAVGMADAEMDVDNISVTFNGHTVCEYSGAVPGARDVDLSGSDIAVVVDLGTGGEGRATVRTTDLSHAYVEINSAYTS; encoded by the coding sequence ATGAGCTCTCTTGGAGTCACCGCACCTCAAGGCTTTTCCGCCGCCGCCACAAGCGCGGGCCTGAAAGCATCCGGCAACCCGGATATGGCCGTAGTTGTCAATGAAGGCCCCGAGTTCGCTGCCGCCGCCGTATTCACCCGAAATAAGGTCTTTGCCGCGCCCGTGAAGGTCAGCCGCGCAGCCGTGGCCGCAGGCGAGCTGAAAGCGGTGGTGTTCAACTCCGGCAACGCCAACGCCTGCACCGGAGAGCAGGGGCTGAATGACGCGCAAATTATGCAGCGGCTCACGGCCGAAGGCGTCGGCGCCGAGCCGCACCAGGTGGCTGTCTGCTCCACCGGCATCATCGGCGATCTGTTGCCGATGGAAAAGGTGGAACGCGGCATCGCAGCCGTCGTCACGCAGCTCGGCGACCACGGGACAGACGCCGCCGATGCCATCCGCACCACCGACACCATCGCCAAAGAGGTGTTGGTCAAGGGCGACGGCTGGACTGTCGGTGGCATGGGTAAAGGTGCCGGCATGATGGCGCCGTCGCTGGCGACGATGCTGGTGTGCCTGACCACCGACGCGAAGGTGGATGCCCAGGCGCTGCAGACCGCGTTGGAGCGCGCCACCTCCACCACCTTCAACACCCTGGACATCGACGGCTCCACCTCAACCAACGACACCGTCGTCGCGATGGCTAACGGCGCAAGCGGGGTGACCCCGGAGCAGGACGAGCTGGACGCCGCGGTATACGAAGCTTGCTCGCAGCTGGCCGGGATGATGCAGTCCGACGCCGAGGGCGTGACCAAGCGGGTGAGCATCACCGTCGAAGGCGCCGCAGACGACGAGCAGGCGCTGAATGCCGCGCGCACCATCGGCCGCGACAGCCTGGTCAAAACGGCGATGTTCGGCTCCGACCCGAACTGGGGTCGCGTGCTCGCCGCCGTGGGCATGGCGGACGCGGAGATGGACGTGGACAACATCTCGGTGACCTTCAACGGGCACACCGTCTGCGAGTACTCCGGTGCAGTGCCCGGCGCGCGGGACGTGGATCTGAGCGGGTCGGACATCGCGGTCGTGGTGGACCTGGGCACTGGCGGTGAGGGCCGCGCGACGGTGCGCACGACGGACTTGTCGCACGCCTACGTTGAAATCAACTCGGCCTACACCAGCTAA
- the pheS gene encoding phenylalanine--tRNA ligase subunit alpha, translating into MNTSVADNANPTPEIELTEDALNKAADEAIAAFEAAEDLAALEEAHRAHLGEKAPILQARRALGTLPKDQRKDAGRFVNMARGRAEKAYAQLRVQREAEHRERQLRAEKVDVTLPTSRTQAGAMHPITTLSEHIADIFIGMGWEVAEGPEVEAEYFNFDALNFIPDHPARTLQDTFYIGEEGSKQVMRTHTSPVQVRTMLERDVPIYIACPGRVFRTDELDATHTPVFHQVEGLAVDKGLTMAHLRGTLDHLAKVLFGPETKTRMRTNYFPFTEPSAEVDVWFPNKKGGAGWIEWGGCGMVNPNVLRAVGIDPEVYSGFAFGMGLERTLQFRNGLSDMRDMVEGDVRFTIPFGVQA; encoded by the coding sequence GTGAACACAAGCGTGGCCGACAACGCAAACCCAACTCCGGAAATTGAACTGACCGAGGACGCCCTGAACAAGGCGGCGGACGAGGCGATCGCTGCCTTTGAGGCGGCCGAGGACCTCGCTGCGCTGGAGGAGGCGCACCGCGCGCACCTGGGGGAGAAGGCCCCGATCCTGCAGGCCCGCCGTGCACTCGGGACGCTGCCGAAGGATCAGCGCAAAGATGCCGGCCGGTTCGTGAACATGGCCCGCGGCCGCGCAGAAAAGGCGTACGCCCAGCTGCGCGTGCAGCGCGAGGCGGAGCACCGCGAGCGTCAGCTGCGCGCGGAGAAGGTGGACGTGACCCTGCCCACCTCCCGCACGCAGGCTGGCGCGATGCACCCGATCACCACGCTGTCCGAGCACATCGCGGACATCTTCATCGGCATGGGCTGGGAAGTCGCGGAAGGCCCGGAGGTGGAGGCGGAATACTTCAACTTCGACGCGCTGAACTTCATCCCGGACCACCCGGCCCGCACGCTGCAGGACACCTTCTACATCGGCGAGGAAGGCTCCAAGCAGGTCATGCGCACCCACACCTCGCCGGTGCAGGTGCGCACCATGCTTGAGCGCGACGTGCCCATCTACATCGCATGTCCGGGCCGTGTGTTCCGCACTGACGAGCTAGACGCCACCCACACCCCGGTGTTCCACCAGGTGGAGGGCCTGGCCGTGGATAAGGGCCTGACCATGGCGCACCTGCGCGGCACCCTCGACCACCTGGCCAAGGTGCTGTTCGGCCCGGAGACGAAGACGCGCATGCGCACGAACTACTTCCCGTTCACCGAGCCGTCTGCAGAAGTGGACGTGTGGTTCCCCAACAAGAAGGGCGGAGCCGGCTGGATCGAGTGGGGCGGCTGCGGCATGGTCAACCCGAACGTGCTGCGTGCCGTCGGCATCGACCCGGAGGTCTACTCCGGCTTCGCATTCGGCATGGGCTTGGAGCGCACCCTGCAGTTCCGCAATGGTCTGTCGGACATGCGCGACATGGTCGAAGGCGACGTCCGTTTCACCATCCCGTTCGGCGTGCAGGCGTAA
- a CDS encoding response regulator: MTSPDQPIRVFLVDDDPLVREVLKSYLDSAEGITVVETASDGTEALERIPELDVDVVLSDVYMQHMGGAELLRNLATRGSAPAFLAISSLDNDAAMLDILDHGGRGYILKSQPREEIILSVRQAVAGGTVISPAAMNKLLPYLSQREPHVPQSDRGARPKAAISVPAGVSDTEQSVLELLCDGLSNADIAKHLNYSESTVKKMVSKLLSAYGVSSRLDLVVTVLNGRGPQAQ; encoded by the coding sequence ATGACCTCACCTGATCAGCCCATCCGGGTTTTCCTCGTCGACGATGATCCGCTGGTTCGCGAGGTGCTGAAAAGCTACCTCGACAGCGCCGAGGGCATCACCGTCGTCGAGACGGCTTCGGACGGGACCGAAGCTTTAGAGCGCATCCCCGAATTAGACGTGGATGTTGTGCTCTCCGATGTCTACATGCAGCACATGGGTGGCGCGGAGCTGCTGCGCAACCTCGCTACCCGCGGGTCCGCCCCCGCGTTTCTGGCGATCAGCTCGTTGGACAATGACGCCGCGATGCTCGACATCCTCGACCACGGCGGGCGGGGCTACATTTTGAAAAGCCAGCCGCGCGAAGAAATCATCCTTTCGGTACGGCAGGCCGTCGCAGGTGGCACCGTTATCTCGCCTGCAGCGATGAACAAGCTGCTTCCCTACCTTTCGCAGCGGGAGCCGCACGTTCCACAAAGTGATCGCGGAGCGCGCCCAAAGGCCGCCATCAGTGTCCCTGCCGGTGTTTCCGATACCGAGCAAAGCGTGCTTGAGCTGCTTTGCGACGGCTTGAGCAACGCCGACATCGCGAAACACCTGAACTACTCCGAGTCCACCGTGAAGAAAATGGTCTCGAAGCTGCTCTCGGCGTACGGCGTTTCCTCCAGACTCGATCTAGTCGTTACCGTGCTTAACGGCCGAGGACCGCAGGCGCAATAG
- the rplT gene encoding 50S ribosomal protein L20 encodes MARVKRSVNAKKKRRAILKSAKGYRGQRSRLYRKAKEQWLHSQTYAYRDRRKRKSEFRKLWIQRINAAARMNDITYNRLIHGLKLAEVEVDRKILAELAVSDFAAFSALCEVAKNALPEDVNAPKAA; translated from the coding sequence ATGGCACGTGTGAAGCGTTCAGTCAATGCTAAGAAGAAGCGCCGCGCAATCCTCAAGTCCGCGAAGGGCTACCGCGGCCAGCGCTCCCGCCTGTACCGCAAGGCGAAGGAGCAGTGGTTGCACTCCCAGACCTACGCGTACCGCGACCGCCGCAAGCGCAAGAGCGAGTTCCGCAAGCTGTGGATCCAGCGCATCAACGCCGCTGCCCGCATGAACGACATCACCTACAACCGCCTCATCCACGGCCTGAAGCTGGCCGAGGTCGAGGTCGACCGCAAGATCCTGGCCGAGCTGGCTGTCAGCGACTTCGCTGCCTTCTCCGCTCTGTGCGAGGTTGCGAAGAACGCTCTGCCGGAGGACGTCAACGCTCCGAAGGCTGCGTAA
- the argC gene encoding N-acetyl-gamma-glutamyl-phosphate reductase: MSQGKVVKVAVAGATGYAGGEILRLLLGHPAYLAGKLKIGALTGASNAGQSVGELMPHLPELADRVIEETTVEVLTGHDVVFLGLPHGHSAAIGAALGEDVMVIDCAADFRLRDARAWHAYYGSEHAGSWPYGLPELPGHREDVAKATRIAVPGCFPTGATLAAWPAVQAGLVEPDLTVVAVTGVSGAGKKAKVDMLGAETMGSLKAYSVAGAHRHTPEIAQNLEEVADGQIAVSFTPLLAPLPRGILTTVTAPLVQGADVDAVRAAYESAYAEEPFVHLLPAGQQPQTQHVVGSNMCHVQVEVDQAASKLVVTSAIDNLTKGTGGAAVQCMNLALGFEEGAGLPRAAVAP; this comes from the coding sequence ATGTCACAAGGCAAGGTTGTCAAAGTAGCGGTCGCGGGGGCCACGGGCTATGCGGGCGGTGAGATTCTCCGCCTGCTGCTGGGCCACCCGGCGTATCTCGCGGGGAAGCTAAAGATCGGCGCGCTCACTGGTGCGTCCAACGCCGGCCAGAGCGTCGGTGAGCTCATGCCACATCTGCCGGAGCTTGCAGACCGGGTCATCGAAGAGACGACCGTCGAGGTGCTCACCGGCCACGACGTGGTCTTTCTCGGACTTCCGCACGGCCACTCCGCAGCCATCGGCGCCGCACTGGGCGAAGACGTGATGGTCATCGACTGCGCGGCCGACTTCCGCCTGCGCGACGCTAGGGCGTGGCACGCCTATTACGGCTCGGAACACGCGGGCTCCTGGCCCTACGGGCTGCCGGAGTTGCCGGGGCACCGTGAAGACGTTGCAAAGGCAACCCGCATCGCTGTCCCTGGGTGCTTTCCCACGGGTGCCACGCTCGCCGCATGGCCGGCAGTGCAGGCTGGATTGGTCGAGCCGGACCTGACAGTTGTGGCCGTCACCGGCGTTTCCGGGGCCGGCAAAAAGGCCAAGGTGGACATGCTCGGCGCCGAGACGATGGGCTCGCTGAAGGCCTACAGCGTCGCAGGCGCACACAGGCACACTCCAGAAATCGCGCAAAACCTCGAGGAAGTTGCGGACGGCCAGATCGCGGTAAGTTTCACCCCCTTGCTCGCGCCGCTGCCGCGCGGCATCCTCACCACCGTCACCGCGCCGCTGGTGCAGGGCGCGGACGTGGATGCGGTGCGCGCGGCCTACGAAAGCGCCTACGCCGAGGAACCGTTCGTGCACCTGCTGCCCGCCGGCCAGCAGCCGCAAACGCAGCACGTGGTGGGTTCCAACATGTGCCACGTCCAAGTTGAGGTGGACCAGGCAGCCAGCAAGCTTGTTGTCACCAGCGCCATAGACAACCTAACCAAGGGCACCGGGGGAGCGGCGGTGCAGTGCATGAATCTTGCGCTTGGCTTCGAGGAGGGGGCGGGTCTGCCGCGAGCCGCGGTGGCTCCGTAA
- a CDS encoding sensor histidine kinase: MPTFSELVRARLLSSAARPWRIGFALAALLFALGLLALPGAPIAVEWSRFAVALYAAFLIVAAFFAPVTAGLGYGFLLQFSNVAPEYRSAIIIIGMFAIATVLGLRIPARYSLPLLAYLWYLAQTDFPSGVYFPISFETAIFLFVLLLVAWAVGWILRAFLITRERQADRLKAELERERERTVKALHGSVASSLTSVVLRSEALAMSGDEQTAKAAKLIAEDARRSMQEVRQLIRFMRSDDPAAFNEDTATHTPALGEALRSFSDTLRSHGYTVAESGLQGEGLNSISLRHAPSAFREIQTNVIKYADKHRPVIVAAVEDDNDVQILVQNIGALEAQAVEMSTGVGLGEVSSLLKEDGATLDAGYHGEAFRYHLTVPKERK; this comes from the coding sequence GTGCCTACGTTTTCGGAGCTCGTGCGCGCCCGCCTTCTTTCATCGGCGGCGCGCCCTTGGCGCATTGGCTTTGCGCTCGCAGCTCTTCTTTTCGCTCTTGGACTGCTGGCACTGCCCGGGGCTCCAATTGCCGTTGAGTGGTCCCGGTTCGCGGTGGCGCTCTACGCGGCATTTCTCATCGTCGCCGCGTTCTTTGCCCCGGTCACCGCCGGGTTGGGCTACGGCTTTCTGCTGCAATTTTCCAACGTTGCACCGGAGTACCGCAGCGCGATCATCATCATCGGCATGTTCGCGATCGCCACTGTTTTGGGGCTGCGTATTCCTGCGCGCTATAGCCTGCCGCTACTGGCCTATCTCTGGTATCTCGCACAGACAGACTTTCCCTCCGGCGTCTATTTCCCCATTTCCTTTGAAACGGCAATCTTTTTGTTCGTGCTGCTCCTTGTCGCGTGGGCAGTTGGCTGGATTCTGCGCGCGTTCCTCATCACCCGAGAACGCCAAGCAGATCGGCTAAAGGCGGAGCTGGAACGCGAACGGGAACGCACTGTGAAGGCATTGCACGGATCCGTGGCGTCCTCCCTCACCTCGGTAGTGCTCCGAAGTGAGGCCTTGGCGATGTCCGGTGATGAGCAAACTGCTAAGGCGGCAAAGCTCATCGCAGAGGACGCCAGGCGATCAATGCAAGAGGTCCGCCAGCTCATCCGCTTCATGCGTTCTGACGATCCCGCTGCGTTCAATGAGGACACAGCAACTCACACTCCCGCATTGGGTGAAGCCTTAAGGTCCTTTTCGGATACCTTGCGCAGCCACGGCTACACGGTGGCGGAAAGTGGTCTGCAGGGCGAGGGCCTGAATTCAATCTCGCTGCGTCACGCTCCGAGCGCGTTCCGAGAGATTCAAACTAACGTGATTAAGTACGCGGATAAGCACCGACCAGTCATCGTCGCCGCAGTCGAGGACGACAACGACGTGCAAATCCTGGTGCAAAATATCGGGGCTTTAGAGGCGCAGGCGGTTGAAATGAGTACCGGCGTTGGCCTGGGTGAGGTGTCTTCGCTGCTCAAGGAGGACGGCGCCACGCTCGACGCTGGATACCACGGCGAGGCTTTCCGCTATCACCTCACCGTGCCGAAGGAACGAAAGTAG
- the rpmI gene encoding 50S ribosomal protein L35 produces MKQKTHKGTAKRIKVNGKGKLRREQAGKRHLNEKLSSKRRRKLSGSTDVAKADVKRAKRLLGMS; encoded by the coding sequence ATGAAGCAGAAGACCCACAAGGGCACCGCAAAGCGCATCAAGGTCAACGGCAAGGGCAAGCTGCGCCGCGAGCAGGCTGGTAAGCGCCACCTGAACGAGAAGCTCTCGTCGAAGCGCCGCCGCAAGCTGTCCGGCTCCACCGACGTCGCGAAGGCTGACGTCAAGCGCGCAAAGCGCCTCCTCGGCATGTCCTAA
- the argB gene encoding acetylglutamate kinase has protein sequence MMPNLSSEQRATVLAEALPWLQHYRDKIVVVKYGGNAMIDEDLKAAFAADMVFLRTVGAKPVVVHGGGPQITQMLARLGLDGGEFIGGFRVTTPEILDVVRMVLFGQVGRDLLGKINSHGPYAVGTSGEDAGLFTAKQRKVVVDGEPQDIGLVGTITDVNPEAVMDIIEAGRIPVVSGIAPGENGEVYNINADEAAGALAAAIGAERLVVLTNVEGLYTDWPNKDSLLSKIEAGELAKMLPGLDTGMIPKMEACLTAVQGGVKAAHVIDGRVAHSVLLELLTMGGVGTMVLPDDYDRAHYPDGTIFRKDDA, from the coding sequence ATGATGCCGAATTTGTCCAGCGAGCAACGCGCCACCGTGTTGGCGGAGGCGCTGCCGTGGCTGCAGCACTACCGCGACAAGATTGTGGTGGTCAAGTACGGCGGCAACGCCATGATCGATGAGGACTTAAAGGCCGCGTTCGCCGCCGACATGGTGTTCCTGCGCACTGTGGGCGCGAAACCCGTGGTGGTGCACGGAGGCGGTCCGCAGATCACCCAGATGCTCGCGCGCCTGGGCTTGGACGGCGGGGAGTTCATCGGCGGGTTCCGCGTGACTACCCCGGAGATCCTGGATGTGGTGCGCATGGTGCTTTTCGGCCAGGTGGGCCGGGACCTGTTGGGCAAGATCAACTCGCACGGGCCCTATGCGGTAGGCACTTCGGGCGAGGATGCCGGGTTGTTTACGGCGAAGCAGCGCAAGGTGGTCGTCGACGGCGAGCCGCAGGACATTGGCCTGGTGGGCACGATCACGGATGTGAACCCCGAGGCGGTGATGGACATCATCGAGGCCGGCCGCATCCCGGTGGTCTCCGGAATCGCCCCGGGGGAAAACGGCGAGGTCTACAACATCAACGCCGACGAAGCCGCCGGTGCGCTGGCCGCCGCAATCGGTGCCGAGCGCCTCGTAGTGCTCACCAACGTTGAGGGGCTCTACACGGACTGGCCGAACAAGGACTCGCTGCTGTCCAAGATCGAGGCGGGCGAGCTGGCCAAGATGCTGCCCGGCTTAGACACCGGCATGATCCCCAAGATGGAGGCCTGCCTCACCGCGGTCCAAGGCGGGGTGAAGGCAGCACACGTCATCGACGGCCGCGTGGCCCACTCCGTGCTGCTGGAGCTATTGACCATGGGAGGCGTTGGCACCATGGTGCTGCCGGACGATTACGACCGAGCGCACTACCCGGACGGCACGATCTTTAGAAAGGACGACGCATGA
- the pheT gene encoding phenylalanine--tRNA ligase subunit beta, whose product MLISKNWIVRLLQNAGNKDFNPTDEELDAGFVRVGFETEGYEPLPEITGPLVIGRVAEIEELTGFKKPIRYCQVDVGQANGTGEPQGIICGARNFKQGDLVVVSLPGAVLPGGFEISARKTYDHISAGMMASAAELGLTAKSEGIITLHDGSATPGQDAREILCSDDTVFEVNVTPDRGYALSARGLTREIASAFDLEFADVAQDPAIAGIDIAGVPVPAGETIPVTVEESTKARRFGVRTVEGIDANAVAPFWMQRELMLAGVRTVNAATDVTNYVMLLTGQPMHAFDADKIAGGLRVHNASDGEKFETLDHVERTLSAEDVVISDDNGIQSLAGVMGGTTSEISDETVNVHFEAATWDPLTVARTARRLKLSSEASRRFERGVDPQLVENALDIACALLVEIAGGTIQAGRTLVGDVEKRDAIAMRATRPAELIGVDYARETVVRRLQEVGCEVAGDGDELQVTPPTWRTDITVPVELVEEVVRLEGLDDIPSILPTPRGGRGLSPLQRRRRAVTHALAYSGYAEIIPTPFIANDTFDTWGLDAEDPRRNIVKVQNPLDADYGILGTTLLPPMLEAAGRNVARGRGDVAIYSVAQTSEKRADVSPLPDVSERPEDEVVAELVESLPKQHLHAATVALGNTELEGPWGTGRAYEWSDAIEAAQLVARVCGVELDVQAAEYLPWHPGRCAELQVDGEVVGHAGELHPQILEKLNLPARTCAMEIDLTAIPLAERLPAPQLSAFPLLNQDIALVVDETVAAEDVRRAVEEGAGELVEAVTLFDVYRSESLGEGKKSLAFGLAFRAPDRTLTEEEASEARLKAAELAKERFGAEMRG is encoded by the coding sequence ATGCTCATTTCCAAAAATTGGATCGTCCGCCTGCTGCAGAACGCAGGTAATAAGGACTTCAACCCCACCGACGAGGAGCTCGACGCGGGCTTCGTGCGCGTCGGCTTCGAAACGGAAGGCTACGAGCCTCTGCCGGAGATCACCGGCCCGCTGGTCATCGGCCGTGTCGCCGAGATCGAGGAGCTGACCGGCTTTAAAAAGCCGATCCGCTACTGCCAGGTGGACGTGGGCCAGGCCAATGGCACCGGCGAGCCGCAGGGCATCATCTGCGGCGCCCGCAACTTCAAGCAGGGTGACCTGGTCGTGGTGTCGCTTCCGGGCGCGGTCCTGCCGGGCGGATTTGAGATCTCGGCGCGTAAGACCTACGACCACATCTCTGCCGGCATGATGGCGTCTGCGGCTGAGCTTGGGCTCACCGCAAAGAGCGAGGGCATCATTACGCTTCACGACGGCTCCGCCACCCCCGGCCAGGACGCCCGCGAGATTCTGTGCTCGGACGACACCGTCTTCGAGGTCAACGTCACCCCGGACCGCGGCTACGCCCTGTCCGCCCGCGGCTTAACCCGCGAGATCGCCTCCGCCTTCGACCTCGAGTTCGCAGACGTGGCGCAGGATCCCGCAATCGCCGGCATCGACATTGCTGGCGTTCCAGTCCCGGCAGGCGAGACCATCCCGGTGACCGTGGAGGAATCCACCAAGGCGAGGCGTTTCGGCGTGCGCACTGTCGAAGGCATCGATGCAAACGCGGTTGCGCCGTTCTGGATGCAGCGAGAGCTCATGCTCGCCGGCGTGCGCACGGTCAACGCCGCGACGGACGTGACCAACTACGTCATGCTGCTCACCGGCCAGCCGATGCACGCCTTCGACGCCGACAAGATCGCCGGCGGCCTGCGTGTGCACAATGCCTCCGACGGCGAGAAGTTTGAAACGCTCGACCACGTCGAGCGCACGCTGAGCGCTGAAGACGTGGTGATCAGCGACGACAATGGCATTCAGTCCCTCGCCGGCGTCATGGGTGGGACCACCTCGGAGATCTCGGACGAGACGGTCAACGTCCACTTCGAAGCCGCAACCTGGGATCCGCTGACCGTGGCGCGCACTGCACGCCGGCTGAAGCTGAGCTCGGAGGCGTCGCGCCGGTTCGAGCGTGGCGTGGACCCGCAGCTGGTGGAAAACGCCCTGGACATTGCGTGCGCGCTGCTGGTGGAGATCGCTGGCGGCACGATTCAAGCGGGCAGGACGCTGGTCGGTGACGTGGAAAAGCGTGATGCGATTGCGATGCGCGCCACGCGGCCGGCTGAGCTGATCGGTGTGGATTACGCGCGTGAGACCGTGGTCCGCCGCCTGCAGGAGGTCGGCTGCGAGGTCGCTGGGGACGGCGACGAGCTTCAGGTCACTCCGCCGACTTGGCGCACCGACATCACCGTGCCGGTGGAGCTGGTCGAGGAGGTCGTGCGCCTGGAGGGGCTGGACGACATCCCGTCGATCCTGCCCACGCCCCGCGGTGGCCGCGGTTTGAGCCCGTTGCAGCGCCGCCGCCGTGCGGTGACCCACGCGCTGGCGTACTCCGGCTACGCGGAGATCATCCCCACGCCGTTTATCGCCAACGACACCTTCGACACCTGGGGCCTGGACGCCGAGGATCCGCGCCGCAACATCGTCAAGGTGCAGAACCCGCTGGATGCGGACTACGGCATCCTGGGCACCACATTGCTGCCGCCGATGCTGGAGGCCGCGGGCCGAAACGTCGCGCGCGGCCGCGGTGATGTGGCGATCTACTCCGTGGCGCAGACCTCGGAAAAGCGCGCGGACGTCTCGCCACTGCCGGACGTGTCCGAGCGCCCGGAGGACGAGGTCGTCGCGGAGCTCGTTGAGTCGCTGCCGAAGCAGCACCTCCACGCCGCGACCGTGGCACTGGGCAACACGGAGCTGGAAGGCCCGTGGGGCACCGGCCGCGCTTACGAGTGGTCGGACGCCATCGAGGCAGCCCAGCTCGTTGCCCGTGTCTGCGGCGTTGAACTGGACGTTCAGGCGGCCGAGTACCTGCCGTGGCACCCCGGCCGCTGCGCCGAGCTGCAAGTCGACGGCGAGGTGGTCGGCCACGCCGGCGAGCTGCACCCGCAGATCCTTGAGAAGCTGAACCTGCCCGCGCGCACCTGCGCGATGGAGATCGATCTGACCGCGATCCCGCTGGCAGAGCGCCTGCCGGCACCGCAGCTGTCGGCGTTCCCGCTGCTCAACCAGGACATCGCCCTGGTCGTCGACGAGACGGTGGCAGCCGAGGATGTGCGCCGCGCCGTCGAGGAAGGTGCGGGCGAGCTCGTCGAGGCAGTCACGCTTTTCGATGTCTACCGTTCCGAGAGCCTCGGCGAAGGCAAGAAGTCACTCGCATTCGGCCTGGCGTTCCGCGCCCCGGACCGCACGCTGACCGAGGAGGAAGCCTCCGAGGCACGCCTGAAGGCGGCCGAGTTGGCCAAGGAGCGCTTCGGCGCAGAAATGCGCGGCTAA
- a CDS encoding TrmH family RNA methyltransferase, producing the protein MPLDFQQPFTERTPRVVNAGKLKRAQARRKAKAFLAEGENAVEAAVATGAATDLFVTEAAAERFEEIVRAAGYMDVYTHAITDKAADSLADAVTSTGIFAVCRPVLWTVPKILKGRPKLVAVCVETNDPGNAGTIIRIADAVGADAVIFAGDTVDPESPKVVRSTAGSLFHIPVARDRDVRRVIGQLEDAGLSTFATTMDGEVNLAAPGETLAQPTAWLFGNEAHGLSDDILAAADHRASIPIQGGAESLNLATAASICLWESSKALAEE; encoded by the coding sequence ATGCCATTGGATTTCCAGCAGCCGTTTACAGAGCGCACTCCGCGTGTGGTTAATGCGGGGAAGTTGAAGAGGGCGCAAGCTCGTCGTAAAGCAAAGGCTTTCTTGGCGGAAGGTGAAAACGCTGTGGAAGCCGCTGTGGCAACGGGGGCGGCGACCGACCTTTTTGTCACCGAAGCTGCCGCAGAGCGCTTCGAGGAAATCGTGCGGGCGGCGGGCTACATGGACGTCTACACGCACGCGATCACGGACAAGGCGGCGGATTCGCTCGCGGACGCGGTGACGTCCACAGGCATTTTCGCGGTGTGCCGCCCTGTGCTGTGGACCGTGCCGAAGATTCTCAAGGGCCGCCCGAAGCTGGTGGCTGTGTGCGTGGAGACCAACGACCCCGGCAACGCCGGCACGATCATCCGCATTGCAGACGCCGTAGGTGCGGACGCGGTGATTTTCGCGGGCGACACCGTGGACCCGGAGTCGCCGAAGGTGGTGCGCTCGACAGCTGGTTCGCTGTTTCACATCCCCGTGGCGCGCGACCGCGACGTGCGTCGCGTCATCGGACAGCTCGAAGACGCCGGGCTGTCCACCTTCGCCACCACAATGGACGGCGAGGTGAACCTGGCGGCCCCCGGGGAGACGCTCGCGCAGCCAACTGCGTGGCTGTTCGGCAACGAGGCGCATGGGCTTAGCGACGACATCCTCGCGGCCGCCGACCACCGCGCCTCCATTCCGATTCAGGGCGGGGCGGAGTCGCTGAACCTGGCGACTGCGGCGAGTATCTGCCTGTGGGAGTCGTCGAAGGCGCTCGCTGAGGAATAG